The genomic DNA TCGGATGGCAAAATCGAGGTGGCCGACCTGGAGACAGGTTCGAGTTCCCTGTCAGTGTCCCTTACCTCCAGCATCTCTGACGGCAGCCTGGACTGGGGAACCTTCACCGCCCTGGGTACCGTGCGCAACCGGCAATTGACGGCCGGCCAAGACGCCACCCTCTCGGTTGACGGCGTCACAGTGACCCGTTCAGAAAACACCATAGACGACTTGATCCCCGGGGTAACCCTCAACCTGCTGGATTCCGACTCAGGCACGACCGTCACCCTGAACATCGCACGGGATATCGACGCCATCGTGGACAAGATCAATGATTTCGTGAACGCATACAATGACGTGGCCTCCTACATAAACCAGCAGCAGTCCTACGATGAAGACAAACAGGAAACCGGTGGAGTGCTCTTCGGGGACGGGACCCTCAACTCGGTCGAATACGACCTGACCTCCACCCTGGTCCAGAATGTATGGGGGGTATCGACTGAGTTTTCCACCCTCGGCCTGGTGGGGATCAACCTCGACAACGACGGCCAGCTCAGCATCGACAGCGATACACTCAAAGGATACCTCCGGACCAACTTCAACGATATAAAGCTCCTTTTCGCAGCAAACGGGGTAACCAGCACGGGAACCCTTGAATACGTCTCCTACTCGAGGGACACCGAGGCCGGGGAGTACACGGTCAATATCACCCAGGCTGCCACCCGCAGCAACTCCACCAGCGATACGGCCGTAAGCGGCACCCTGGGCAGCGACGAGACCCTCACCATCACGGAAGGTGACAAGACCGCCACCATCAGTCTCACCAGTTCCATGACCATTTCCGACATAATCAACGCCATCAATACGGAACTGGATACGGTTTACACGGAAAAGCTGGTGGGCGCCAATGCCCTTACGGCCTCCAGCAGTCCCATTACATCGAGTACCACATGGGGAAGCATCGATGGGGCCAACCTGGTCGACGGAGACGTGATCTCCTTCAGCGGAACCACCCGGAACGGCACGGCGGTCTCAGGGTCTTACACCATCAGCGACGCGAGCTCTGACACGGTGCAGGATCTCCTGTCGGAAATAGAGTCCGCATTCGGAAACTCGGTGACCGCGGCCATCGACAGCACGGGACACCTCACCCTCACCGACAAGTACGAGGGAAACAGCCAGCTCTCCATCACCTTCGACTACACCCAGGCCCATGATCTGGATTTCGGATCGGTCCTTACGACCAACAGCGGCGGCCAGGAGGGGAGATACGCCATAGAAATAACGGCCTCCAACGACGGGAGCGACCACCTTGTACTGACCCACGACAGCTACGGAAGCTCTTACTCCTTCACCATCCAGGAAAGCACGGACACCGGGCTCTGGACGGGAAGCCAGACGACCCCCGTAAGCGTAAACAACGGGGTGGACGTGGCCGGCACCATTAACGGGGAGAGCGCGACCGGATCAGGACAGCTCCTCACGGGAGACGACGGCGAAGCCAACATCGACGGGCTGGTTATAAAGTACACGGGTACGACCACGGGGGATGTTGGAACAGTCAAGATTACGTTGGGCGCGGCTGAACTGTTCGACCGGGTCCTGTACAGTATCACCGACCCCCTGGAGGGGTACGTTGGCTTCAAGCAGGATTCCCTTCAGGATACCATCGATGACTATGAGCTCAAGATCGAACAGATGGAGGCCCGGCTGGACCAGAAGATGGAAATGATGATCAACCGCTTCGTTGCCATGGAATTGGCCTTGAGCAATATCCAGGCACAAAGCCAATGGCTCAGCGGACAGATCAACGCCATGAGTTATAATTGGTAATCTGTACTACGGTGTCCGTTCCACCCGCTCCATCACGGGTCGGTCTAAACGGATTCTGCCCCAAAAGCCGAAAACGAGAAAACCAGCATACGGGAGGAAACCATGGGATACGGAAGGACCTTAAGCCAGTATCGAAAGACTGAGATCGCCACCGCCGGAAAGATGAACCTGGTCGTGATGTGTTACGATAAGTCGATCCAGTTCCTGAAACAGGCCAAGGAATCCTACCAGACAGGCGACTACGAGAGAAAGGCGAAGCTCCTTCAAAATACCCTGGATATCATCAACGAACTCCAGAGCAGCCTCGATTTCGAAAAAGGGGGAGAAATCGCAAAGAACCTGGACGCTATTTATAACTACCTCACCAGGCGATTGATCCAGGGTGACGTGGAGAAGGACTTATCGGCGTTCGAAGAGGCTGTTCGCTTTCTGTCGGAACTGAAAGAGGCTTGGGAAGAGATTGCCACCAGGGAAAAAAGGAATGAGATGCCCCAGGCGCCCAATGTCGAACCCAAAGCATTGTCCGCTCAAGTCGCAGCCTGACATTCAAGGTATCACCCCTGCCTGCCGATCAAGAGGGTGGATACGGGAAATACAACAGCATAAACAGGTCGAACGGGAAGAAAAATTTTTAAGGCAGGAAGGGAGAAAAAGACGAGGTGAACAAAATGGAAGCAGTCGGTTCAATCAAGTCGAGCGAAATCGGGCAGGCCGAAGCCGTCTTGAAAACCGGCCCCGAAGGACTGGATACCCGGCGTGGAACGTCATCCACCGCCTCCAAGGTTCAGTCATCTGATGAATTAAAAAACACCGCGGTATCCGAAGAGACCAAGGGCAAGATCGAACGCATTGCCGAGGCCATGGACAAGTACCTCAAGTCCATGCAAACAAACCTCAAGATCCAGGTCCACAAGCCCACGGGCTGTATCATCATCAAGGTCTTATCCGGAGACGGCAAGGTCATCAGGGAAATCCCGCCGGAAGAGATGCTGAACCTGGCGGCCAAGATGGAAGAGATGACCGGCCTGTTTTTCAATGAAAACGTATGATCCGGAACCCAAAGCCCCTGGGGCCTGAAACATTTTTCCCGATCGGAATGCTCGATGAACCTGAAAATGCTCATCGTCGACGATGACAGGAGATTTCTCTCCGCTCTTTCGGGCTTTCTCACGGAACAAGGTTACGAGGTGGTCCCTTGTCATGACGGGTTGGACGCCATCGAAAAGTGCAGGGAGGAAAAGTTCGACCTGCTCATAACAGACCTGATGATGCCCGGCGCATCAGGCCTCGAAGTCCTTAAAGAGGCCAAAAAACTCTACCCGGACATTGTAGTAATCCTGATCACGGGATTCGCTTCCATCGAATCCGCTATCGAGGCCATAAGGGAGGGCGCCTACGATTACATCACCAAGCCCTTCAAGCTGGAAGAGATCAAGATCGTTGTTCACAACGCCGGCGAGAAAATACGTCTGACACGGGAAAACCGCCGGCTTCTTTCCGAACTTCAGGAAGCCTATACCCAGCTCCGGATGGTGAAACGGATCATGGGTGCTGAATCGGACTCCGAGCGGAGTGAATCGGGAAATCCTTCAGATCCGAAGAGAACCGAACCTTTTATAGCGGGAAGCATGCTCTCCCATTATTACGTGGAGACAGGGCCGGGTCTTCATCCCCCCCTTCTCTCCGACCTGGAACGGATTTCGGCCCTCAGGGACCGGGGTTTCCTTACAGAAGAGGAATTCAAGCTGTGCAAATCCAAGTTGCTGAAGAACCTACAGAACTGACACTCCAGCGCCTCAAGTCTTCGAGGGTGCTCGTGGTGGACGACGAACGCGTCATCAGCGAGAGCCTCCAACTCTACTTGGAACACCTGGGGATCAGGGACATCCATATAGCCAATGACGGAAGGGAGGCCCTCCGGATGTTCCAGGAAAATCACTTCGACTTCGTGTTCCTTGACATCATGATGCCGGAGGTGAGCGGCCTAGACGTCCTGAAAAAGATAAACGAATCAGACCAACTCACAACCGTCATCCTGATGACGGGTTATCCCACGATGGATGTGGTAATCGACGCCATGCACAATGGTGCCTCGGATTTCCTGGTCAAACCCTTCCGTTTCGAGGACTTGAAAATCGCCCTTGAAAGGATCCAAAGGCTCCACCTCCTGATGGAGAGAAACTGCCTCCTCAACCAAGAGCTGTTGAAAAAGCGAGAAGTGGAGGAACTAAACAATCAGCTTGAAAGAAAGATCCGGCTCCAGGGCATCCTTTACCATATCGTGGATTCCCTCTCCAAAATCAACCGATCTGAAAACCTCTACCGTTATGTCATTACCAAGGCGATCGAATCATGCAATGCAAAAAGGGCCTGTTTCCTGATCTACGACCAGGAAAACTCCCATCTGCTGACCCTGGCCCAGCAGGGATTCGAGAAGATGAATCCCGGGACCCAGGCCCGCTTCCTGGTAAACTCAGAGGGGAGTCCCATCCTGGAAAAGGATTTCATCGCCAACTACTTTTCTTGTTCTCCGGAGGAGGAGCTGATTCTTGACCGGCCTTTCAGGACTCATGACCTTCTGGCCACTCCCTTCAACATACGGGACGAACCATTCGGAGTCCTCCTGGTCAGTGAAAAAGAAGGTGGGAAGGCCTTTGACGGTGAAGATGAATTCATCCTCAAATTTCTCGCTGAAAAAGCGGCTTTGAACATCGAAAACCTCGCCCTCTATGACAACCTGAAACAGAATTTTCTGGCCTCTTTGATGGCCCTCGTAACCGCTATTGAAGCAAAGGATACCTATACCCAACAGCACTCCACAAGGGTGACGACTTACGCCCTCAAGATCGCCCGGAACATGGGCTGCGAAAAGATGGACCTCAACCGATTGGAGACCATGGGACCCCTCCATGATATCGGGAAGATCGGAATCCCCGATTCCATCCTGAACAAGCCCGGCCCCCTTACCGAGGAGGAGACAGAATGTGTCAGGGCCCATCCGACCATCGGAGTCAACATCGTCGCTCCTCTGGGTCTCGACGAACAGGAGACCGCCATTATCAAGCATCATCATGAAAGATGGGACGGGAAAGGGTATCCTGATGGGCTCAAAGGGGAAGAGATTCCAAAACTTGCAAGAATCCTCGCCGTGGCGGACGCTTTTGACGCCATGAATTCAGATCGGGCTTACAGAAAGGCCCTCCCCTTTGATGTATGCCTTGATGAGCTAAGACGTAACAGCGGATCCCAGTTCGACCCCAAGGTGGTGAAAGCCGCCATTCCAGTGCTTTCACAGCGGGAATCTCAATCCGGAACGAGCGATTGAGCAAGCCATTCCGGCCGTTGGTTCAGGGGTTCTCCAAAGGCCGGCCTCTCCGTATAAGAATTCCCTCATTCCGTTTTTTAAAAGCAAACAGTTCTTCTCACATCAAAAAGCTTCCCATTGTCCCGTTCGGGGAGTAAGAGGACCTCCGGCCTTCAGACAAGGACTTCGGTTCGATCATTTTTTAATCAGCGGTCAAGGATTCAAGGGGTCCAGGTGCCGAGTGAAAAAAAGGATTCGAGGTAAAATGATTTTCACTTGAACCCTTGAACCCCGAAACCCTCGGCTCTTACAACTGTCGGCTTCATTCGACAGCAGTTTGCTATCAACAGGCGGTCACCGATTCCTGTGGGAATGATAACGACCGGATAAAAATGTATTGAAATAATACATTCGATCTGTTATCAAAATGCCACCCAAATTCAAATTCCAGAAAGGAGAAATGGCAATGGAAAAAAGCATGACGCTCAAATCGTCCCTTTTCACCTTTATCCTCATCGCCGTGGCACTTCTCCTGCCATGGGCCGGAACCTGTGAAGCGAAAACCTATAAGATCGGAATCAGCACTATAGCCACCCACCCTGCTCTGGATACGGCCCGCAAGGGATTCCTGGACCAAATGGCCAAGGAAGGATTCAAGGAGGGGGTCAACGTGAAGTATTACATGGCCAATGCCGAGGGTGACATGAGTCTTGCCGCTTCAATCGCCCAGAAGTTCGTCACCCAAAAGGTTGACCTGATCCTTGCAATCACGACACCGATCGTTCAGGCTTGCGCGGCAGCGGTGGAAGGGACGAACATCCCCGTGGTCTTTAGTTGTGTCACGGATCCGGTGGCCGCCGGGGTGGTGAAGAGCTGGGACAAGCCCGGAGGCCAGATTACCGGAGCCAGTGACTGGGCTGACGTGGCACATCAGGTGGCCGTCATCAAACAGGTCTGCCCGAATGTGAAAAGGGTGGGGACCATTTACAACGCTGGCGAGGCGAATTCCCGTGTGCAGATCAAAGAACTCAAGAAAGCAGCTCCCGCCCTCGGCATTGAAGAGATTGTGGAGGCGAATGTCGCCTCGACCGCAGACGTCATGCTTACGGCCCGATCCCTTGTCGGAAGGGTGGATGCCATCTGGTTTCCCACGGACAACGTAGTCGTCTCGGCGCTTGAGGCCCTGGTGAAGGTCTGCGAGGACAACAAAATTCCTCTTTTCGGATCCGATACCAACCAGGTCGAGCGCGGGGTCATCGCCAGTTCAGGAATCAACTTCTACGACGTGGGAAGAGAGAGCGGCAAGATGGCTGCGCGGATCCTCCGCGGGGAAAGCCCTGCCAATATCCCCGTATCCAAAGGGAAGATGACCGATCTGTACGTAAATCCCTCCGCAGCAAAGAGAATGGGGGTGACCATTCCCCAGTCCGTAATGGAAAAGGCCACCAAAGTGATCGACAAGTAATCCATCTTGTCTGAAAAGAGGGGGGAGGAGCGGTTAATACCTCCCCCTTTCCTCTGCTTAATCTTCAATCATGCCGTTTTACGAGGGAGGTGTTTGTGAACGCCATATTCAATGTCTTGTCGGTTTCCTGTTATGAAGGGTTGATATTCGGTCTCCTTACGGTCGGTGTTTATCTGACCTTTCGGGTGCTTGCCTTTCCCGACCTGGGGGTGGACGGAACGTTCCCCTTGGGAGGCGCCACGGCCGCTGTACTGATCGTTAAAGGAGTGAATCCATTCCTGGCGACCCTCATCGCCTTTTTCGCGGGGGTCTGCGCAGGAATGGTGACTGGATTGCTCAACACCAAACTTCGGATAAGCGCCCTTTTGTCAGGCATTTTAATGATGGTCGGGCTCTATTCGGTCAACTTGAGAATAATGGGGGGAGCCAATATCCCCTTATTGCGGGAGAGCAACAGTTTCGATCTCGCAGGACGCCTCCTGGGTCTCCGGGGGATGAGCCTTTCGATCACCTTTGCCGCTATTGTGGCTGTCATCTTCTTTCTGGTCTTGAACTGGTTCATGCGCACCGAGATCGGCCTGGCCCTCAGGGCTTCGGGTGACAACGAGCAAATGGTAAGAGGCCTTGGATCGGATACGGATAAAAACGTGATCCTCGGCTGCGCTATTTCCAACGGCCTTGTGGCCATTACGGGCGCCCTCGTGGCCCAGAACCAGGGTTTTTGCGATGTGGGCATGGGCATCGGGATGATCATCATGGCTCTGGCCGCAATCATCATCGGAGAGGCCCTGTTCCGTCCAAGGGGGATTGCCCAGATCCTGATGGTCTGTTTCGCCGGGACCTTTATCTACCGACTGTTCATTACCATCGCCCTGAGGGCGGGAATGAGGCCCGGTGATCTCAAAAT from Deltaproteobacteria bacterium includes the following:
- the fliD gene encoding flagellar filament capping protein FliD translates to MTLSTNLISGLSSGFDWRSVVDKLMAIERRPVDLLEQKKSDYESQLSEWQSFNTKLLALRTAAQALQEPDDFNIYTANMTSDSADVDASDLLSVSASSSASVGSYSIQITNIATAQKLSSASFSSITTALGSSYAGDLLINGKAVTITATDTLSDVRDKINNANAGDNPTGVTASIITYGTNDYRLTLTSDSTGEEGISLQNASSTDLVELFGWKDKSTSLKNSITGGAQSDLFSSTTQDIKTLLGLSTTQSGTIQIAGQNISIDFSTDSLEGIKTKINDASIPGVTASIITDTSGDTTQYRLQIDGTQSFTDDQNILETLGILENGVSAVQGTTSGNTMTADGENISASTLLTSIDGYNSWTSGDSITISGTDHSGNAVNDSFSITSSSTVQDLMNAIETAFEAGGDEVSVYVTSDGKIEVADLETGSSSLSVSLTSSISDGSLDWGTFTALGTVRNRQLTAGQDATLSVDGVTVTRSENTIDDLIPGVTLNLLDSDSGTTVTLNIARDIDAIVDKINDFVNAYNDVASYINQQQSYDEDKQETGGVLFGDGTLNSVEYDLTSTLVQNVWGVSTEFSTLGLVGINLDNDGQLSIDSDTLKGYLRTNFNDIKLLFAANGVTSTGTLEYVSYSRDTEAGEYTVNITQAATRSNSTSDTAVSGTLGSDETLTITEGDKTATISLTSSMTISDIINAINTELDTVYTEKLVGANALTASSSPITSSTTWGSIDGANLVDGDVISFSGTTRNGTAVSGSYTISDASSDTVQDLLSEIESAFGNSVTAAIDSTGHLTLTDKYEGNSQLSITFDYTQAHDLDFGSVLTTNSGGQEGRYAIEITASNDGSDHLVLTHDSYGSSYSFTIQESTDTGLWTGSQTTPVSVNNGVDVAGTINGESATGSGQLLTGDDGEANIDGLVIKYTGTTTGDVGTVKITLGAAELFDRVLYSITDPLEGYVGFKQDSLQDTIDDYELKIEQMEARLDQKMEMMINRFVAMELALSNIQAQSQWLSGQINAMSYNW
- the fliS gene encoding flagellar export chaperone FliS gives rise to the protein MGYGRTLSQYRKTEIATAGKMNLVVMCYDKSIQFLKQAKESYQTGDYERKAKLLQNTLDIINELQSSLDFEKGGEIAKNLDAIYNYLTRRLIQGDVEKDLSAFEEAVRFLSELKEAWEEIATREKRNEMPQAPNVEPKALSAQVAA
- a CDS encoding flagellar protein FlaG, which codes for MEAVGSIKSSEIGQAEAVLKTGPEGLDTRRGTSSTASKVQSSDELKNTAVSEETKGKIERIAEAMDKYLKSMQTNLKIQVHKPTGCIIIKVLSGDGKVIREIPPEEMLNLAAKMEEMTGLFFNENV
- a CDS encoding sigma-54-dependent Fis family transcriptional regulator; its protein translation is MNLKMLIVDDDRRFLSALSGFLTEQGYEVVPCHDGLDAIEKCREEKFDLLITDLMMPGASGLEVLKEAKKLYPDIVVILITGFASIESAIEAIREGAYDYITKPFKLEEIKIVVHNAGEKIRLTRENRRLLSELQEAYTQLRMVKRIMGAESDSERSESGNPSDPKRTEPFIAGSMLSHYYVETGPGLHPPLLSDLERISALRDRGFLTEEEFKLCKSKLLKNLQN
- a CDS encoding response regulator, whose protein sequence is MQIQVAEEPTELTLQRLKSSRVLVVDDERVISESLQLYLEHLGIRDIHIANDGREALRMFQENHFDFVFLDIMMPEVSGLDVLKKINESDQLTTVILMTGYPTMDVVIDAMHNGASDFLVKPFRFEDLKIALERIQRLHLLMERNCLLNQELLKKREVEELNNQLERKIRLQGILYHIVDSLSKINRSENLYRYVITKAIESCNAKRACFLIYDQENSHLLTLAQQGFEKMNPGTQARFLVNSEGSPILEKDFIANYFSCSPEEELILDRPFRTHDLLATPFNIRDEPFGVLLVSEKEGGKAFDGEDEFILKFLAEKAALNIENLALYDNLKQNFLASLMALVTAIEAKDTYTQQHSTRVTTYALKIARNMGCEKMDLNRLETMGPLHDIGKIGIPDSILNKPGPLTEEETECVRAHPTIGVNIVAPLGLDEQETAIIKHHHERWDGKGYPDGLKGEEIPKLARILAVADAFDAMNSDRAYRKALPFDVCLDELRRNSGSQFDPKVVKAAIPVLSQRESQSGTSD
- a CDS encoding ABC transporter substrate-binding protein; translation: MEKSMTLKSSLFTFILIAVALLLPWAGTCEAKTYKIGISTIATHPALDTARKGFLDQMAKEGFKEGVNVKYYMANAEGDMSLAASIAQKFVTQKVDLILAITTPIVQACAAAVEGTNIPVVFSCVTDPVAAGVVKSWDKPGGQITGASDWADVAHQVAVIKQVCPNVKRVGTIYNAGEANSRVQIKELKKAAPALGIEEIVEANVASTADVMLTARSLVGRVDAIWFPTDNVVVSALEALVKVCEDNKIPLFGSDTNQVERGVIASSGINFYDVGRESGKMAARILRGESPANIPVSKGKMTDLYVNPSAAKRMGVTIPQSVMEKATKVIDK
- a CDS encoding ABC transporter permease; this translates as MFNVLSVSCYEGLIFGLLTVGVYLTFRVLAFPDLGVDGTFPLGGATAAVLIVKGVNPFLATLIAFFAGVCAGMVTGLLNTKLRISALLSGILMMVGLYSVNLRIMGGANIPLLRESNSFDLAGRLLGLRGMSLSITFAAIVAVIFFLVLNWFMRTEIGLALRASGDNEQMVRGLGSDTDKNVILGCAISNGLVAITGALVAQNQGFCDVGMGIGMIIMALAAIIIGEALFRPRGIAQILMVCFAGTFIYRLFITIALRAGMRPGDLKMITSILVIFALAIPYLKKRLRHEWVPPAARM